A part of Capsicum annuum cultivar UCD-10X-F1 chromosome 6, UCD10Xv1.1, whole genome shotgun sequence genomic DNA contains:
- the LOC107875369 gene encoding uncharacterized CRM domain-containing protein At3g25440, chloroplastic isoform X2: MLRRGFFPANLCKSRQLRQLFCCRVIFQPAIARSFPQQNSLFNAVCKVFEGRVTVRPRFIGQKCDLGLVNSGQYFCTASKAGETSNGGGNDVVAESSGEFKEDKIKRKKLKGKRAVVKWLKFFRWKKKKEFQRMTAEEKILFKLRKARKKEERLVEALRKVEPKEQVEATHDPEILTPEEHFYFLKMGEKCKNYVPVGRRGIYQGVILNMHLHWKKHQTLKVVVKTFSPKEVKEIAVELARLSGGIVLDIQDDDTIIMYRGKNYSQPPTEIMSPRSTLSRKKALDKSKYRDSLRAVERYIPRLEQDLELLRSQAENKTDAPNKNQEIGFENFSPECRSDQQIEASDKLKQIMVENEEQGEENDSTVDTDICSDSEDLSDIFETDSEEEHEEKAEEPLYLDVFEKFPVQSNGDAQDFEEHLRQISSNSRKEKSPDKDVDTPGLDEVDRMIVQAASLLKKRRR, from the exons ATGCTCCGGCGAGGTTTCTTTCCGGCGAATCTCTGCAAATCACGGCAGCTCCGACAACTCTTCTGCTGCCGCGTCATTTTTCAACCGGCTATAGCCCGTTCCTTTCCCCAGCAAAACAG TCTCTTTAATGCAGTATGCAAGGTTTTTGAGGGAAGAGTCACAGTTAGGCCACGCTTTATTGGACAAAAATGTGATCTTGGATTAGTAAATTCGGGTCAGTATTTCTGCACGGCTAGCAAAGCTGGGGAAACATCAAATGGTGGTGGGAATGATGTTGTTGCAGAGAGTTCCGGTGAGTTTAAAGAAGATAAAATCAAGAGGAAGAAATTGAAGGGTAAAAGAGCGGTTGTGAAATGGTTGAAGTTCTTCAGgtggaagaagaaaaaagagttcCAAAGAATGACGGCTGAagaaaaaatccttttcaaattGAGGAAG GCACGGAAAAAAGAGGAGAGACTTGTTGAAGCTCTTCGAAAGGTTGAGCCTAAGGAGCAAGTGGAAGCTACCCATGACCCAGAAATATTGACACCAGAAGAACACTTCTACTTCCTGAAAATGGGGGagaagtgcaagaattatgtgcCAGTCGGAAGACGTGGAATATACCAGGGTGTGATCCTTAATATGCATCTGCATTGGAAGAAGCACCAAACTCTGAAAGTGGTGGTGAAAacgttttctcctaaggaggttAAGGAAATTGCTGTAGAGCTTGCTAGATTAAGTGGTGGAATTGTTCTTGACATCCAGGATGATGATACCATTATAATGTACAGGGGAAAGAATTACTCTCAACCACCAACTGAGATAATGTCTCCAAGAAGTACACTTTCCAGGAAAAAG GCCTTAGATAAATCTAAATACAGAGATTCCCTCAGAGCTGTGGAGAGATACATTCCACGGCTGGAGCAAGATCTTGAGCTGCTTCGGTCGCAAGCTGAAAACAAAACTGATGCTCCTAACAAAAATCAAGAGATTGGCTTTGAGAATTTTAGCCCTGAATGCCGTTCAGACCAGCAAATTGAGGCATCTGATAAACTCAAACAGATAATGGTTGAAAAtgaagaacagggtgaggaaAATGATTCCACGGTAGATACAGATATATGCTCAGATTCTGAAGATCTTTCAGATATTTTCGAGACAGACTCTGAGGAAGAGCATGAAGAGAAGGCTGAAGAACCACTTTATTTGGATGTGTTTGAAAAGTTTCCAGTGCAAAGCAATGGAGACGCACAGGATTTCGAGGAGCATTTGCGTCAAATATCTTCTAACTCGAGGAAAGAGAAATCACCAGATAAAGATGTCGACACACCAGGTCTTGATGAGGTTGATAGGATGATTGTGCAAGCTGCATCACTTTTGAAGAAACGGAGGAGATGA
- the LOC107875369 gene encoding uncharacterized CRM domain-containing protein At3g25440, chloroplastic isoform X1, which yields MLRRGFFPANLCKSRQLRQLFCCRVIFQPAIARSFPQQNSSLFNAVCKVFEGRVTVRPRFIGQKCDLGLVNSGQYFCTASKAGETSNGGGNDVVAESSGEFKEDKIKRKKLKGKRAVVKWLKFFRWKKKKEFQRMTAEEKILFKLRKARKKEERLVEALRKVEPKEQVEATHDPEILTPEEHFYFLKMGEKCKNYVPVGRRGIYQGVILNMHLHWKKHQTLKVVVKTFSPKEVKEIAVELARLSGGIVLDIQDDDTIIMYRGKNYSQPPTEIMSPRSTLSRKKALDKSKYRDSLRAVERYIPRLEQDLELLRSQAENKTDAPNKNQEIGFENFSPECRSDQQIEASDKLKQIMVENEEQGEENDSTVDTDICSDSEDLSDIFETDSEEEHEEKAEEPLYLDVFEKFPVQSNGDAQDFEEHLRQISSNSRKEKSPDKDVDTPGLDEVDRMIVQAASLLKKRRR from the exons ATGCTCCGGCGAGGTTTCTTTCCGGCGAATCTCTGCAAATCACGGCAGCTCCGACAACTCTTCTGCTGCCGCGTCATTTTTCAACCGGCTATAGCCCGTTCCTTTCCCCAGCAAAACAG TAGTCTCTTTAATGCAGTATGCAAGGTTTTTGAGGGAAGAGTCACAGTTAGGCCACGCTTTATTGGACAAAAATGTGATCTTGGATTAGTAAATTCGGGTCAGTATTTCTGCACGGCTAGCAAAGCTGGGGAAACATCAAATGGTGGTGGGAATGATGTTGTTGCAGAGAGTTCCGGTGAGTTTAAAGAAGATAAAATCAAGAGGAAGAAATTGAAGGGTAAAAGAGCGGTTGTGAAATGGTTGAAGTTCTTCAGgtggaagaagaaaaaagagttcCAAAGAATGACGGCTGAagaaaaaatccttttcaaattGAGGAAG GCACGGAAAAAAGAGGAGAGACTTGTTGAAGCTCTTCGAAAGGTTGAGCCTAAGGAGCAAGTGGAAGCTACCCATGACCCAGAAATATTGACACCAGAAGAACACTTCTACTTCCTGAAAATGGGGGagaagtgcaagaattatgtgcCAGTCGGAAGACGTGGAATATACCAGGGTGTGATCCTTAATATGCATCTGCATTGGAAGAAGCACCAAACTCTGAAAGTGGTGGTGAAAacgttttctcctaaggaggttAAGGAAATTGCTGTAGAGCTTGCTAGATTAAGTGGTGGAATTGTTCTTGACATCCAGGATGATGATACCATTATAATGTACAGGGGAAAGAATTACTCTCAACCACCAACTGAGATAATGTCTCCAAGAAGTACACTTTCCAGGAAAAAG GCCTTAGATAAATCTAAATACAGAGATTCCCTCAGAGCTGTGGAGAGATACATTCCACGGCTGGAGCAAGATCTTGAGCTGCTTCGGTCGCAAGCTGAAAACAAAACTGATGCTCCTAACAAAAATCAAGAGATTGGCTTTGAGAATTTTAGCCCTGAATGCCGTTCAGACCAGCAAATTGAGGCATCTGATAAACTCAAACAGATAATGGTTGAAAAtgaagaacagggtgaggaaAATGATTCCACGGTAGATACAGATATATGCTCAGATTCTGAAGATCTTTCAGATATTTTCGAGACAGACTCTGAGGAAGAGCATGAAGAGAAGGCTGAAGAACCACTTTATTTGGATGTGTTTGAAAAGTTTCCAGTGCAAAGCAATGGAGACGCACAGGATTTCGAGGAGCATTTGCGTCAAATATCTTCTAACTCGAGGAAAGAGAAATCACCAGATAAAGATGTCGACACACCAGGTCTTGATGAGGTTGATAGGATGATTGTGCAAGCTGCATCACTTTTGAAGAAACGGAGGAGATGA
- the LOC107875369 gene encoding uncharacterized CRM domain-containing protein At3g25440, chloroplastic isoform X3, translating into MTAEEKILFKLRKARKKEERLVEALRKVEPKEQVEATHDPEILTPEEHFYFLKMGEKCKNYVPVGRRGIYQGVILNMHLHWKKHQTLKVVVKTFSPKEVKEIAVELARLSGGIVLDIQDDDTIIMYRGKNYSQPPTEIMSPRSTLSRKKALDKSKYRDSLRAVERYIPRLEQDLELLRSQAENKTDAPNKNQEIGFENFSPECRSDQQIEASDKLKQIMVENEEQGEENDSTVDTDICSDSEDLSDIFETDSEEEHEEKAEEPLYLDVFEKFPVQSNGDAQDFEEHLRQISSNSRKEKSPDKDVDTPGLDEVDRMIVQAASLLKKRRR; encoded by the exons ATGACGGCTGAagaaaaaatccttttcaaattGAGGAAG GCACGGAAAAAAGAGGAGAGACTTGTTGAAGCTCTTCGAAAGGTTGAGCCTAAGGAGCAAGTGGAAGCTACCCATGACCCAGAAATATTGACACCAGAAGAACACTTCTACTTCCTGAAAATGGGGGagaagtgcaagaattatgtgcCAGTCGGAAGACGTGGAATATACCAGGGTGTGATCCTTAATATGCATCTGCATTGGAAGAAGCACCAAACTCTGAAAGTGGTGGTGAAAacgttttctcctaaggaggttAAGGAAATTGCTGTAGAGCTTGCTAGATTAAGTGGTGGAATTGTTCTTGACATCCAGGATGATGATACCATTATAATGTACAGGGGAAAGAATTACTCTCAACCACCAACTGAGATAATGTCTCCAAGAAGTACACTTTCCAGGAAAAAG GCCTTAGATAAATCTAAATACAGAGATTCCCTCAGAGCTGTGGAGAGATACATTCCACGGCTGGAGCAAGATCTTGAGCTGCTTCGGTCGCAAGCTGAAAACAAAACTGATGCTCCTAACAAAAATCAAGAGATTGGCTTTGAGAATTTTAGCCCTGAATGCCGTTCAGACCAGCAAATTGAGGCATCTGATAAACTCAAACAGATAATGGTTGAAAAtgaagaacagggtgaggaaAATGATTCCACGGTAGATACAGATATATGCTCAGATTCTGAAGATCTTTCAGATATTTTCGAGACAGACTCTGAGGAAGAGCATGAAGAGAAGGCTGAAGAACCACTTTATTTGGATGTGTTTGAAAAGTTTCCAGTGCAAAGCAATGGAGACGCACAGGATTTCGAGGAGCATTTGCGTCAAATATCTTCTAACTCGAGGAAAGAGAAATCACCAGATAAAGATGTCGACACACCAGGTCTTGATGAGGTTGATAGGATGATTGTGCAAGCTGCATCACTTTTGAAGAAACGGAGGAGATGA
- the LOC107875371 gene encoding calmodulin-like protein 3, with protein MDPVELNRIFQMFDRNGDGTITRKELHDSLRNLGIHIDEQELIQMIEKIDVNGDGYIDMDEFGTLYKSIMDEKDEEEDMREAFNVFDQNGDGYITVEELRSVLGSLGLKQGKTLEDCKKMIKKVDVDGDGMVDFKEFRQMMKGGGFSLI; from the coding sequence ATGGACCCCGTAGAGCTAAATAGAATCTTTCAAATGTTCGATCGCAATGGAGATGGAACCATTACAAGAAAGGAGCTCCACGACTCGTTAAGAAACTTGGGAATACACATTGATGAACAAGAACTCATACAAATGATCGAAAAAATAGACGTAAATGGAGATGGATACATAGACATGGACGAATTTGGGACGTTGTACAAGTCGATCATGGACGAGAAGGACGAAGAGGAGGATATGAGAGAAGCTTTCAATGTGTTTGATCAAAATGGTGATGGATACATAACGGTAGAAGAATTGAGGTCTGTTTTAGGATCATTAGGATTGAAACAAGGGAAAACTTTGGAAGATTGTAAGAAGATGATCAAGAAAGTCGACGTGGATGGTGATGGAATGGTTGATTTTAAAGAATTTAGACAAATGATGAAAGGTGGTGGATTTTCATTGATATGA
- the LOC107875368 gene encoding putidaredoxin: MAVANLQKFASRIVRNPSILSITRSSAAAAGSGSSTRTGSAKVSDRIVKLFAIDPEGHKREIIGLSGQTLLKALTNNGLIDPDSHRLEEIDACSSECEVHIAQEWLEKLPQASYDEEYVLKKNSRARVLNKHSRLGCQVVLSPELQGMVVAIPEAKPWDIP; encoded by the coding sequence ATGGCCGTCGCTAATCTGCAGAAATTCGCTTCGCGAATCGTCCGAAACCCATCAATTCTTTCAATCACTCGATCTTCCGCCGCCGCAGCCGGATCCGGGTCCTCAACCCGCACCGGGTCCGCCAAAGTCTCCGATCGGATCGTCAAGCTCTTCGCCATTGACCCGGAAGGCCATAAACGTGAAATCATCGGACTTTCGGGTCAAACACTTCTCAAAGCCCTAACTAATAACGGGTTAATTGACCCGGATTCACATCGCCTTGAAGAAATCGACGCGTGTTCTTCGGAATGTGAGGTCCACATTGCTCAGGAATGGCTTGAGAAGCTTCCACAAGCTTCGTATGATGAAGAGTATGTGTTGAAGAAGAATTCTAGAGCTAGGGTTTTGAACAAGCATTCTAGGCTGGGTTGTCAGGTGGTGCTTTCGCCGGAGCTTCAAGGTATGGTTGTGGCGATTCCTGAGGCGAAGCCATGGGATATCCcgtaa